From a single Leifsonia sp. 1010 genomic region:
- a CDS encoding bifunctional riboflavin kinase/FAD synthetase has protein sequence MKVFHAVSEVPDGWGPSAVTIGKFDGVHTGHRAVIDRLRTVAAERGLVSTIITFDRNPLEVLAPDKCPPSLVSNAQKLDLLASTGVDATLMVTFDRALAGLEPEEFVHHTLVDRLHAAAVLVGSDFRFGARGAGDVELLRRLGETYGFTVELIDDVRPEHGRRVSSTWIRELLADGDVAHATQLLGAPPTVRGLVVHGAARGRELGFPTANLSPESEGLIPADGVYAGWLTDAGERYPAAISVGNNPTFEGVPQKQVEAYVLDRELDLYDHTVEVAFVERIRGMVAYTGIEPLIAQIADDVEQARRILGVVPAADADERS, from the coding sequence GTGAAGGTCTTCCATGCGGTCTCCGAGGTGCCCGACGGCTGGGGGCCGAGTGCCGTCACCATCGGTAAGTTCGACGGGGTGCACACCGGCCACCGCGCGGTGATCGACCGGCTGCGCACCGTCGCCGCGGAGCGCGGACTCGTCTCGACGATCATCACGTTCGACCGCAACCCGCTCGAGGTGCTCGCTCCCGACAAGTGCCCGCCGTCGCTCGTCAGCAACGCGCAGAAGCTCGACCTGCTCGCGTCGACCGGCGTCGACGCCACCCTCATGGTCACGTTCGACCGGGCGCTCGCGGGGCTCGAGCCCGAGGAGTTCGTGCACCACACCCTCGTCGACCGGCTGCATGCCGCGGCGGTGCTCGTGGGCAGCGACTTCCGGTTCGGTGCGCGCGGCGCAGGTGACGTCGAGCTGCTCCGGCGGCTCGGCGAGACGTACGGCTTCACCGTCGAGCTCATCGACGACGTGCGGCCGGAGCACGGCCGGCGGGTCTCATCCACCTGGATCCGGGAGCTGCTCGCCGACGGCGACGTCGCGCACGCGACCCAGCTGCTCGGCGCCCCTCCGACCGTGCGCGGGCTCGTGGTGCACGGTGCGGCACGCGGGCGCGAGCTGGGCTTCCCGACCGCGAACCTCTCGCCGGAGTCGGAAGGACTCATCCCCGCCGACGGTGTCTACGCCGGCTGGCTGACCGACGCGGGGGAGCGGTACCCGGCCGCGATCTCGGTCGGCAACAACCCGACCTTCGAGGGCGTTCCGCAGAAGCAGGTGGAGGCGTACGTGCTCGACCGCGAGCTCGACCTCTACGACCACACGGTCGAGGTCGCCTTCGTCGAACGCATCCGCGGGATGGTCGCGTACACGGGCATCGAGCCGCTCATCGCGCAGATCGCGGACGACGTGGAGCAGGCGCGGCGCATCCTCGGCGTCGTCCCGGCGGCCGACGCCGACGAGCGCTCCTGA
- a CDS encoding MFS transporter, with amino-acid sequence MAGVNPAADRRPLWHGRAIALLGILLVAANLRTAVAALSPIFAEIRTDFDVSSIGVGLLGMLPPVCFAVFGLVAPTFTRRLSLEAVVVLALGVMLAGHLIRAAAPSFAVLAIGSAVTFAGMGVGNVLLPPLVKRYFPDRIGLVTSLYATIMSVSTLLPPLVAVPVADAAGWHVSVGMWGVVCALAILPWLRILITHRPAHPDRDVEVEKAQPAMAGRVWHSPLAWAMAVLFAVSSLNAYAMFAWLPEILHDVAGLTPLEAGALLSVYAGMGIPAGLLVPMLAARMRNVAWLIYAGVAFFVLGYLGLILAPGVATWLWVALAGLGPLLFPLCLVLINMRTRTHAGSVALSGFTQGLGYTLGALGPLAVGVLHQLTGSWTLALVVLTATALAAAAAGAVAARPKYLED; translated from the coding sequence ATGGCGGGCGTGAACCCGGCTGCCGACCGGCGGCCGCTCTGGCACGGGCGCGCGATCGCGCTGCTCGGCATCCTGCTGGTCGCGGCGAACCTCCGCACCGCCGTCGCCGCGCTGTCGCCGATCTTCGCCGAGATCCGCACCGACTTCGACGTGTCGAGCATCGGCGTCGGACTGCTCGGGATGCTGCCGCCGGTGTGCTTCGCGGTGTTCGGCCTGGTCGCGCCGACCTTCACGCGGCGGCTGAGCCTCGAGGCCGTCGTCGTGCTCGCGCTCGGCGTCATGCTGGCCGGCCACCTCATCCGTGCGGCCGCGCCCTCGTTCGCGGTGCTGGCGATCGGGTCGGCGGTGACCTTCGCGGGCATGGGCGTCGGGAACGTGCTGCTGCCTCCGCTGGTCAAGCGGTACTTCCCCGACCGGATCGGGTTGGTCACTTCGTTGTACGCGACCATCATGTCGGTGTCGACGCTGCTGCCGCCGCTCGTCGCGGTTCCGGTCGCCGATGCGGCCGGATGGCACGTCTCCGTCGGGATGTGGGGCGTGGTCTGCGCGCTCGCCATCCTGCCGTGGCTGCGCATCCTGATCACGCACCGTCCGGCTCATCCCGACCGCGATGTGGAGGTCGAGAAGGCGCAGCCGGCGATGGCGGGGCGCGTCTGGCACTCGCCGCTCGCGTGGGCGATGGCCGTGCTGTTCGCCGTGTCGAGCCTCAACGCGTACGCGATGTTCGCGTGGCTTCCGGAGATCCTGCACGACGTGGCCGGGCTGACCCCGCTCGAGGCGGGAGCACTGCTGTCGGTGTATGCCGGGATGGGCATACCGGCCGGGCTGCTGGTCCCGATGCTGGCCGCGCGGATGCGGAATGTCGCCTGGCTGATCTACGCGGGCGTCGCGTTCTTCGTCCTCGGGTACCTCGGTCTCATCCTCGCGCCCGGCGTCGCGACGTGGTTGTGGGTGGCGCTGGCCGGGCTGGGGCCGCTGCTGTTCCCGCTGTGCCTCGTGCTGATCAACATGCGGACGCGGACGCACGCGGGCTCCGTCGCGCTCAGCGGGTTCACGCAGGGTCTCGGCTACACGCTCGGCGCCCTCGGCCCGCTCGCGGTCGGCGTGCTGCACCAGCTCACGGGCTCCTGGACGCTCGCCCTCGTGGTGCTGACCGCCACGGCTCTCGCCGCCGCCGCGGCCGGCGCCGTCGCCGCCCGCCCCAAGTACCTCGAAGACTGA
- a CDS encoding ROK family protein: MLADPALTAATAPTPYVLAVDFGGTKVEAALVDAEGRLVEGSRHRRPTGRNATVPELEESVGGVVRAAAASLPSDAAIIGVGIGSAGPIDRQRGLVSPLNVPHWRDYPMRDFVAGVAAELSLDVPVTLEMDGVAITMAEHWVGAAQGVDNVMGMVISTGIGGGLIVGGRVITGPTGNAGHIGHVEVGDIKGEDTFGNPYALEAMASGPHTVAWARQQGFEGTTGEELAAAYVAGDLVAREAIARTGEAVGRAIASATALLDLELVAIGGGFSHSTPDLFDHMREVIEHHYFPFVRKVRIVPSALSSEGPLIGAAALIHRASLLP, encoded by the coding sequence TTGCTCGCAGACCCCGCGCTGACAGCCGCCACCGCGCCCACCCCCTACGTCCTGGCCGTCGACTTCGGCGGAACGAAGGTCGAAGCCGCCCTGGTGGATGCGGAGGGCCGCCTCGTCGAGGGCTCCCGGCACCGCCGTCCGACCGGGCGGAACGCCACCGTCCCGGAGCTCGAGGAGTCGGTCGGCGGCGTCGTGCGCGCGGCCGCCGCATCCCTCCCCTCCGACGCCGCCATCATCGGCGTCGGCATCGGTAGCGCCGGCCCGATCGACCGGCAGCGCGGACTCGTCTCGCCGCTCAACGTGCCGCACTGGCGCGACTACCCGATGCGCGACTTTGTCGCCGGTGTCGCCGCCGAGCTCTCCCTCGACGTTCCCGTGACCCTCGAGATGGACGGCGTGGCGATCACCATGGCCGAGCACTGGGTGGGCGCGGCGCAGGGCGTCGACAACGTCATGGGGATGGTCATCTCGACCGGGATCGGCGGCGGGCTCATCGTGGGCGGCCGCGTGATCACCGGCCCGACCGGCAATGCGGGCCACATCGGGCACGTCGAGGTCGGCGACATCAAGGGCGAGGACACGTTCGGCAACCCGTACGCGCTGGAGGCCATGGCCTCCGGGCCGCACACCGTCGCGTGGGCGCGGCAGCAGGGCTTCGAGGGCACGACCGGCGAGGAGCTGGCGGCGGCGTACGTCGCGGGCGACCTCGTCGCGCGCGAGGCGATCGCCCGCACCGGCGAGGCCGTCGGCCGCGCGATCGCGTCGGCCACGGCGCTGCTCGACCTGGAGCTCGTCGCGATCGGCGGAGGCTTCTCGCACTCGACGCCGGACCTCTTCGACCACATGCGCGAGGTCATCGAGCACCACTACTTCCCGTTCGTGCGCAAGGTGCGGATCGTCCCGTCCGCTCTCTCCTCCGAGGGTCCGCTCATCGGGGCCGCCGCCCTCATCCACCGCGCCTCCCTCCTCCCCTAA
- a CDS encoding sugar-binding transcriptional regulator — MALNDSDEILAVKAAELYYEAGKTQDEIGVALNVSRWKVGRLLVAAREHGFVRIEIVHPSARRFSLERELCGFYGLMDAVVVPAAESDSEVQGRVAQAAADYLTTLRPVPRTLGVSWGRTLHAVAARLRPGWAVGVNPVQINGSVSSTRQATAAADTAVVIARKAQGTATLLPSPAIFEHAATRRAIEADRSVQSVLELARDASAYLFSAGVVDTSSVHVDSGYLSVEDVAALAEKGAVGDVVGRFITDDGQVADPELNSRTLGLSLDELRSARTSIAVIAGEAKHRVAHAVVASGLCTTLITDESTANDLLGRAAPGTTAP; from the coding sequence GTGGCCCTGAACGATTCGGACGAGATCCTCGCCGTCAAAGCCGCGGAACTGTACTACGAGGCCGGCAAGACGCAGGACGAGATCGGCGTCGCCCTCAACGTCTCGCGCTGGAAGGTCGGCCGCCTGCTCGTCGCCGCCCGTGAGCACGGCTTCGTGCGCATCGAGATCGTCCACCCCAGCGCGCGCCGCTTCTCGCTCGAACGCGAGCTGTGCGGCTTCTACGGCCTGATGGATGCGGTGGTCGTGCCCGCGGCGGAGTCCGACTCCGAGGTGCAGGGCCGGGTGGCGCAGGCCGCCGCCGACTACCTGACCACGCTGCGTCCCGTCCCGCGCACGCTCGGCGTGAGCTGGGGCCGCACGCTCCATGCCGTGGCCGCACGCTTGCGGCCGGGCTGGGCCGTCGGGGTCAACCCCGTGCAGATCAACGGAAGCGTCTCGTCCACGCGCCAGGCGACCGCCGCCGCCGACACGGCCGTCGTCATCGCGCGCAAGGCGCAGGGCACCGCGACCCTGCTCCCGAGCCCGGCGATCTTCGAGCACGCCGCCACCCGGCGGGCGATCGAGGCCGACCGCTCGGTGCAGAGCGTCCTCGAACTCGCCCGCGACGCCAGCGCCTATCTGTTCAGCGCGGGCGTCGTCGACACCAGTTCCGTCCACGTCGACTCCGGCTACCTCTCGGTGGAGGATGTCGCCGCACTCGCCGAGAAGGGCGCGGTCGGCGACGTCGTCGGCCGCTTCATCACCGACGACGGACAGGTCGCCGACCCGGAGCTCAACTCGCGGACGCTGGGGCTCAGCCTCGACGAGCTCCGCTCGGCCCGCACCTCCATCGCCGTCATCGCCGGGGAGGCCAAGCACCGCGTCGCCCACGCCGTCGTCGCGAGCGGCCTCTGCACCACGCTCATCACCGACGAATCCACCGCCAACGACCTGCTCGGGCGCGCGGCGCCCGGCACCACCGCTCCGTAG
- the deoC gene encoding deoxyribose-phosphate aldolase, whose protein sequence is MTIETTPPVRTLAPAARAVEVLGGDLTEGSLRRYLNGIPGVDAVGLEQRAAGLGTRSIKTTSKKWALDTVIELIDLTTLEGADTPGKVRSLAAKALTPDPSDPSTPRPAAVCVYGDMVPYAVEALGAAHAGAVRRAGGTGGVNVAAVATAFPSGRASLKVKLADTADAVAAGADEIDMVIDRGAFLSGRYGLVFDEIVAVKEACRREDGTYAHLKVILETGELNTYDNVRRASWLSILAGGDFIKTSTGKVSPAATLPVTLLMLEVVRDWHRLTGEEIGVKPAGGIRSSKDAIKYLVTVAETVGEQWLQPHLFRFGASSLLNDVLLQRQKLATGHYSGADYVTID, encoded by the coding sequence GTGACCATCGAGACAACGCCGCCCGTGCGCACCCTCGCACCCGCGGCCCGCGCCGTCGAGGTGCTCGGCGGCGACCTGACGGAGGGATCGCTCCGGCGGTACCTCAACGGCATCCCCGGAGTGGATGCGGTGGGCCTGGAGCAGCGCGCGGCCGGCCTCGGCACCCGCTCCATCAAGACCACCAGCAAGAAGTGGGCGCTCGACACCGTCATCGAGCTGATCGACCTCACCACCCTGGAGGGCGCCGACACCCCCGGCAAGGTGCGGTCGCTCGCGGCCAAGGCGCTCACGCCCGACCCGTCCGACCCGTCCACTCCGCGCCCCGCCGCGGTCTGCGTCTACGGCGACATGGTGCCGTACGCCGTCGAGGCCCTGGGCGCCGCGCACGCCGGCGCCGTCCGCCGGGCCGGAGGCACCGGGGGCGTCAACGTCGCCGCCGTCGCGACCGCCTTCCCCAGCGGACGCGCCTCCTTGAAGGTCAAGCTGGCCGACACGGCGGATGCCGTCGCCGCGGGCGCGGACGAGATCGACATGGTCATCGACCGCGGCGCCTTCCTCTCCGGTCGCTACGGGCTCGTCTTCGACGAGATCGTCGCCGTGAAGGAGGCCTGCCGCCGCGAGGACGGCACGTACGCGCACCTCAAGGTGATCCTGGAGACGGGCGAGCTGAACACGTACGACAACGTGCGCCGCGCCTCCTGGCTGAGCATCCTCGCCGGCGGCGACTTCATCAAGACGTCCACAGGCAAGGTGTCGCCCGCCGCGACGCTCCCGGTGACCCTGCTGATGCTGGAGGTCGTGCGCGACTGGCACCGGCTCACCGGCGAGGAGATCGGCGTCAAGCCGGCCGGCGGCATCCGCTCGTCGAAGGACGCCATCAAGTACCTCGTGACCGTGGCGGAGACGGTCGGCGAGCAGTGGCTGCAGCCGCACCTGTTCCGGTTCGGCGCCTCCAGCCTCCTGAACGACGTGCTCCTGCAGCGCCAGAAGCTGGCCACCGGGCACTACTCCGGCGCCGACTACGTGACGATCGACTGA
- a CDS encoding aldehyde dehydrogenase family protein, with protein sequence MSFLEYAPAPESRSILNLRDQYGLFIDGEFVDGHGTPFQTISPATEERLATIATADSSDVDAAVAAARRAYDRVWSRMSGSDRGKYLFRIARLVQERARELAVAESLDNGKPIKESRDVDVPLVAAWFFYYAGWADKLEHAGLGPAPRALGVAAQVIPWNFPLLMLAWKIAPALAAGNTVVLKPAETTPLTALLFAEIVQQADLPAGVVNIVTGAGETGRDLVAHPDVNKVAFTGSTAVGREIARTVAGTSKKLTLELGGKAANIVFDDAPIDQAVEGIVNGIFFNQGHVCCAGSRLLVQESIHDEVVERLKSRLSTLRLGDPLDKNTDIGAINSAEQLQRIRELSDIGEAEGAERWTADCEIPENGFWFAPTIFDNVSTSHRIAREEIFGPVLSVLTFRTPAEAIAKANNTPYGLSAGIWSEKGSRILAVADKLRAGVVWANTFNRFDPASPFGGYKESGYGREGGRHGLGAYLVPGRSSAPASPLRIPAVRPTRKGASK encoded by the coding sequence ATGAGTTTCCTCGAATACGCACCGGCTCCCGAGTCGCGGTCGATCCTGAACCTGCGCGACCAGTACGGCCTGTTCATCGACGGCGAGTTCGTCGACGGGCACGGCACGCCGTTCCAGACGATCTCTCCCGCGACGGAGGAGCGCCTGGCGACCATCGCCACCGCCGACTCCTCCGACGTGGATGCGGCCGTCGCCGCCGCCCGCCGCGCCTACGACCGCGTCTGGTCGCGGATGAGCGGCAGCGACCGCGGCAAGTACCTCTTCCGCATCGCGCGGCTCGTCCAGGAGCGCGCCCGCGAGCTCGCCGTGGCCGAGAGTCTCGACAACGGCAAGCCGATCAAGGAGAGCCGGGATGTGGACGTCCCGCTCGTCGCCGCCTGGTTCTTCTACTACGCGGGATGGGCGGACAAGCTCGAGCACGCCGGCCTCGGCCCCGCGCCCCGCGCGCTCGGGGTCGCCGCGCAGGTGATCCCGTGGAACTTCCCGCTGCTGATGCTCGCGTGGAAGATCGCCCCGGCCCTCGCCGCGGGCAACACGGTCGTGCTGAAGCCGGCCGAGACCACCCCGCTGACCGCGCTGCTGTTCGCCGAGATCGTGCAGCAGGCCGACCTCCCGGCGGGCGTCGTGAACATCGTCACCGGTGCCGGGGAGACCGGGCGCGACCTGGTCGCCCACCCGGACGTGAACAAGGTCGCCTTCACCGGCTCCACCGCCGTCGGGCGAGAGATCGCCCGCACGGTCGCCGGAACATCCAAGAAGCTGACGCTGGAGCTCGGCGGCAAGGCCGCCAACATCGTCTTCGACGACGCCCCCATCGACCAGGCGGTCGAGGGCATCGTCAACGGCATCTTCTTCAACCAGGGCCACGTCTGCTGCGCGGGCAGCCGTCTGCTGGTGCAGGAGAGCATCCACGACGAGGTCGTCGAACGGTTGAAGAGCCGCCTGTCGACGTTGCGCCTCGGCGATCCGCTCGACAAGAACACCGACATCGGCGCGATCAACTCGGCCGAGCAGCTGCAGCGCATCCGCGAGCTGTCCGACATCGGAGAGGCGGAGGGGGCGGAGCGCTGGACGGCGGACTGCGAGATCCCCGAGAACGGCTTCTGGTTCGCGCCGACCATCTTCGACAACGTGTCCACCAGCCACCGCATCGCCCGCGAGGAGATCTTCGGCCCCGTGCTGTCGGTGCTGACCTTCCGCACCCCGGCCGAGGCGATCGCGAAGGCGAACAACACGCCGTACGGGCTGTCGGCCGGCATCTGGTCCGAGAAGGGCAGTCGCATCCTGGCCGTCGCCGATAAGCTGCGGGCCGGCGTCGTCTGGGCCAACACCTTCAACCGCTTCGACCCCGCCAGCCCGTTCGGCGGCTACAAGGAGTCCGGCTACGGCCGCGAGGGCGGTCGCCACGGTCTGGGCGCGTACCTCGTGCCCGGCCGCTCGTCGGCGCCCGCGTCGCCGCTCCGCATCCCCGCCGTCCGCCCGACCCGCAAGGGAGCCTCCAAATGA
- a CDS encoding aldehyde dehydrogenase family protein, with protein sequence MSRLAVPKTYKLYIGGKFPRSESGRTYEVVSAKGAFLANAAKASRKDARDAVVAARAAVSGWSGATAYNRGQVLYRIAELMEGRRAQFIDEIQKSEGVSASAATAQVDEAIDRWVWYAGWADKFAQVAGNANPVAGPYFNISVPEPTGVVAIVAPQDSSLLGFTSAVAPALVAGNTVVVIASERFPLSAISLSEVLATSDVPGGVVNILTGSPAEIAPWLASHADVNALDLVGAGDLDWVDLQIAAADTLKRVLTPENGPDAAAPSLDRISFFTETKTVWHTKSLL encoded by the coding sequence ATGAGCCGACTGGCTGTTCCGAAGACCTACAAGCTGTACATCGGCGGGAAGTTCCCGCGCAGCGAGTCCGGCCGCACCTACGAGGTCGTCTCCGCGAAGGGCGCGTTCCTGGCGAACGCGGCCAAGGCCTCCCGCAAGGACGCCCGCGACGCGGTCGTCGCCGCGCGTGCTGCCGTCTCCGGCTGGTCCGGCGCCACCGCCTACAACCGCGGCCAGGTGCTCTACCGGATCGCGGAGCTGATGGAGGGGCGTCGCGCCCAGTTCATCGACGAGATCCAGAAGTCCGAAGGCGTGTCGGCGTCCGCGGCGACCGCGCAGGTCGACGAGGCCATCGACCGCTGGGTCTGGTACGCGGGATGGGCCGACAAGTTCGCGCAGGTCGCGGGCAACGCCAACCCGGTCGCCGGCCCGTACTTCAACATCTCGGTGCCCGAGCCGACCGGCGTCGTCGCGATCGTCGCACCGCAGGACTCCAGCCTTCTCGGGTTCACCAGTGCGGTCGCCCCCGCGCTCGTCGCCGGCAACACGGTCGTCGTGATCGCGAGCGAGCGCTTCCCGCTCTCGGCGATCAGCCTCAGCGAGGTGCTCGCGACGAGCGACGTGCCGGGCGGAGTCGTCAACATCCTGACCGGGTCGCCGGCCGAGATCGCGCCGTGGCTGGCATCGCACGCCGACGTCAACGCGCTCGACCTCGTCGGCGCGGGCGACCTCGACTGGGTCGATCTGCAGATCGCCGCGGCCGACACGCTCAAGCGCGTCCTCACGCCCGAGAACGGCCCGGACGCGGCCGCGCCGTCGCTCGACCGGATCTCCTTCTTCACCGAGACGAAGACGGTCTGGCACACGAAGTCGCTGCTCTAG
- a CDS encoding SGNH/GDSL hydrolase family protein gives MTDEWRPERGELALVGDSLTQGGDWDALLPGEAVRNFGMAGDTTDDVLARLGDVIDTRPALVALLIGTNDLAWRRSVEHVVRNVETMLVTLRKELPETRILVQSVMPRGHEFADQIRDINRHLWQFAPTVHAGWLDLWPAMALEDGELNPAYTEDRLHLNAEGYRVWAGELVPALERLRELPPSSRAITLPDLGGAA, from the coding sequence ATGACGGATGAGTGGAGACCCGAACGCGGTGAGCTGGCCCTCGTCGGCGACAGCCTGACGCAGGGAGGCGACTGGGATGCGCTGCTCCCGGGCGAGGCGGTCCGCAACTTCGGGATGGCCGGAGACACCACCGACGACGTGCTCGCTCGGCTCGGTGACGTGATCGACACGCGGCCGGCCCTGGTGGCGCTCCTCATCGGCACCAACGACCTGGCCTGGCGCCGCTCGGTGGAGCACGTCGTGCGCAACGTCGAGACCATGCTCGTCACTCTGCGCAAGGAACTGCCGGAGACGCGCATCCTCGTCCAGTCCGTGATGCCGCGCGGTCACGAGTTCGCCGACCAGATCCGCGACATCAACCGACACCTGTGGCAGTTCGCGCCGACCGTGCACGCGGGCTGGCTCGACCTGTGGCCGGCGATGGCGCTGGAGGACGGCGAGCTGAACCCGGCGTACACCGAGGACCGCCTGCACCTGAACGCCGAGGGCTACCGCGTGTGGGCCGGCGAGCTCGTCCCGGCGCTGGAGCGCCTCCGCGAGCTGCCCCCGTCGAGCCGCGCCATCACCCTCCCCGACCTCGGCGGCGCCGCCTAA
- a CDS encoding helix-turn-helix domain-containing protein → MSDGLDLAALFAHPANGGLRGIAGAHPSVVWRELIVAADESGLPADGDGRLAVLTVPPPATPWQQDALVRRVRDRGYRGLVLPEAEGFGSGTRSLAERLGLALLGATDPMALARAGWELREGRDALTLGYVRRVAQSIEYHADNLADLLRHLSASVGHGVALIDSEGVLLEAGESLPPAVHAAIDFGPWISTVELPEGSAASVRVDSPSRAGLRLAVFGQGLGPVQLSALAVAAEVAMPAVAARILIDEVADVNDAAVASGLLRDFLELRDSRDSDLEQRMLERGWRTTGYHLGFRLVGRSRVDTLQLLRLVTRELTVLPVDSHAATSGRGVTGWLSFAAPPPPSRVEESVRALLAVHTAARRVFNVATGVGTLESGAAGLVATIDGASDAARIAAGRSATGYFVRIDALGLEQLLLSWTESDTFVPAAESLLAPLIARGPELVETLAAYLDHESGIAATAEALGLHRNTVSTRVARAQELLGLDLSDPETRLAVHLACRALRR, encoded by the coding sequence GTGAGCGACGGACTCGACCTCGCCGCGCTGTTCGCGCATCCCGCGAACGGCGGGCTGCGCGGGATCGCCGGAGCGCATCCATCGGTCGTCTGGCGGGAGCTGATCGTCGCCGCGGACGAGTCCGGGCTGCCGGCCGACGGCGACGGACGACTGGCGGTGCTCACCGTCCCGCCTCCGGCGACGCCGTGGCAGCAGGATGCGCTGGTGCGCCGCGTGCGCGACCGCGGCTACCGGGGGCTGGTGCTCCCGGAGGCCGAGGGATTCGGCAGCGGCACCCGCTCGCTCGCGGAGCGTCTAGGGCTGGCGCTCCTCGGCGCGACCGACCCGATGGCGCTCGCGCGTGCGGGCTGGGAGCTGCGCGAGGGCCGGGATGCGCTCACCCTCGGCTACGTCCGCCGCGTCGCGCAGTCGATCGAGTACCACGCCGACAACCTCGCAGACCTGCTGCGGCACCTCTCGGCCAGCGTCGGCCACGGCGTCGCCCTGATCGACAGCGAAGGCGTGCTGCTGGAGGCCGGAGAGTCGCTCCCGCCTGCCGTTCACGCCGCGATCGACTTCGGCCCGTGGATCAGCACGGTCGAGCTGCCGGAGGGCTCCGCCGCCTCCGTCCGCGTCGACAGCCCGAGCCGAGCGGGCCTACGGCTGGCAGTGTTCGGGCAGGGTCTGGGACCCGTCCAGCTGAGCGCCCTGGCCGTCGCGGCGGAGGTCGCCATGCCGGCGGTGGCGGCGCGCATCCTCATCGACGAGGTCGCCGACGTGAACGATGCCGCCGTCGCGTCGGGCCTGCTGCGCGACTTCCTCGAGCTTCGCGACAGCCGCGACTCCGATCTGGAGCAGCGGATGCTCGAGCGCGGCTGGCGCACGACCGGATACCACCTGGGGTTCCGGCTGGTCGGGCGTTCCCGCGTCGACACACTCCAGCTGCTGCGCTTAGTCACCAGGGAGCTGACGGTGCTGCCCGTCGACTCCCACGCCGCCACCAGCGGACGCGGCGTGACGGGCTGGCTCAGCTTCGCCGCGCCTCCCCCGCCGAGCCGCGTCGAGGAGAGCGTGCGGGCACTGCTGGCAGTGCACACCGCCGCCCGCCGGGTGTTCAACGTCGCGACCGGTGTCGGGACGCTGGAGAGCGGAGCGGCGGGGCTGGTCGCCACGATCGACGGAGCGTCGGATGCCGCCCGCATCGCCGCGGGCCGCTCGGCGACCGGCTACTTCGTGCGGATCGACGCGCTCGGACTGGAGCAGCTGCTGCTGTCGTGGACGGAGAGCGACACGTTCGTCCCGGCCGCCGAATCCCTGCTGGCCCCGCTGATCGCCCGCGGGCCGGAACTCGTCGAGACGCTCGCCGCGTACCTGGATCACGAGTCGGGCATCGCCGCGACCGCCGAGGCCCTGGGCCTCCACCGAAACACGGTCTCCACACGCGTCGCCCGCGCCCAGGAGCTGCTCGGTCTCGACCTGTCCGACCCCGAGACGCGCCTCGCCGTGCATCTCGCGTGCCGTGCGCTCCGCCGCTGA
- a CDS encoding DUF917 family protein → MRTLGQESLPALARGYSLLGSGGGGATTMLELMVQDAPIWPITLREPDEFDPSTPCVAVAFAGSTYLLTERLPAADAFGPLLAAAERWTGVRARAVCGLEGAGMNGLSPLLLADRLELVDADLMGRALPRLDQISLLVDVVPGVVAVCDTGGGVVVIDTARPADVESQVRAAIVQAGGAGAVLIAGFTVGDLTEHGVLGTPTRALRLGQGGADRSLAPAALAEALGARLLGTGRVAGVEASIEDPYVSAIQLDDDGGALLRLVARSELLAVVRDGVTTAASPEIIVALDSVSGDVLQVDEITLARNVIVLALEAPAWWTSSPDRERHITPAGFGLRGLEVPA, encoded by the coding sequence ATGAGGACTCTCGGTCAGGAGAGCCTGCCGGCTCTCGCCCGGGGGTACTCCCTGCTCGGCTCCGGAGGCGGCGGGGCCACCACGATGCTCGAGCTCATGGTGCAGGACGCCCCGATCTGGCCGATCACCCTGCGGGAGCCGGACGAGTTCGACCCGTCCACGCCGTGCGTCGCGGTGGCGTTCGCCGGGTCGACCTACCTCCTGACCGAGCGTCTTCCCGCCGCGGACGCCTTCGGGCCGCTCCTGGCCGCCGCCGAGCGCTGGACGGGCGTGCGCGCCCGCGCCGTGTGCGGGCTCGAGGGAGCCGGGATGAACGGGCTCAGCCCGCTGCTCCTGGCCGACCGCCTCGAGCTGGTGGACGCCGACCTGATGGGGCGCGCGCTTCCCCGGCTCGACCAGATCTCCTTGCTGGTGGATGTGGTGCCCGGCGTCGTCGCGGTCTGCGACACCGGAGGCGGTGTCGTCGTGATCGACACCGCGCGCCCGGCCGATGTCGAGAGCCAAGTGCGCGCCGCCATCGTGCAGGCCGGTGGTGCGGGCGCCGTGCTCATCGCCGGGTTCACCGTCGGCGATCTCACCGAGCACGGGGTGCTCGGCACCCCCACGCGGGCCCTCCGTCTCGGCCAAGGCGGCGCCGACCGGAGCCTGGCGCCGGCCGCACTCGCGGAAGCGCTCGGCGCTCGGCTCCTCGGCACGGGCCGTGTGGCCGGAGTCGAGGCCTCGATCGAAGACCCGTACGTGAGCGCCATCCAGCTCGACGACGATGGCGGCGCGCTCCTTCGGCTGGTGGCGCGGTCGGAGCTGCTGGCCGTCGTGCGCGACGGCGTGACCACCGCCGCGAGCCCCGAGATCATCGTGGCGCTCGACTCGGTCTCGGGCGACGTCCTCCAGGTCGACGAGATCACCCTCGCCCGCAACGTGATCGTTCTGGCGTTGGAGGCCCCGGCATGGTGGACGTCCTCCCCCGACCGGGAACGGCACATCACGCCCGCCGGGTTTGGGCTGCGCGGGCTGGAGGTGCCCGCGTGA